The stretch of DNA CGCACGTCTCGTTCCCTCGCCAAAAGCATGAATGATGTTCAAGATTTCATCATGGGTAAGTTCCCGCGGCTGTGGCGCTCCATCATGTTCAGCAGGTACAGGGCTTGGGGCAACCACTTCCCCGCCAGGGACAAGCTCTGGAATGGCCAGGCGCCCACCGTGAATCAGCTGGATTACGGACTTTGCGCCGCTCTCACGAATCGTGTCCGCGAGTCTGCGAAGACCTGGAATGAGCTCATCTCTGTCAGCTCCGGGTTCTCCATAGAACCCTTTACCATCCGCTGTAACGTTAGAACAAGCAGTGATGACCATACCCAGTCCTTGAATTCTTTTTGCATAATAAGCCAGCTCTTCTTCCGAGACTTCTCCCTGCTCTTGAGAAGCAAAATGGGTCATAGGCGCCATGACCAGACGATTATCCAGCTTAATTCCGCTGCGCAGCTCAATGGGCTCGAACAAGGGTTGATACTTAGGATTCACCATACATCTCTCCTCTTATTTATTCTTCAGATAGACTGCTCTAAAGCAAGGATAATTATGTTCTTTCATACCCGTCATTCCAGCATGGATATGGACCCTCTTACGATCAGTTCCGCCGGTACCTCCCACCGGATCGCCTCCCGTTTAGGATCGTCCAGAGACAGAAGCAGTTCAACGGCGGCTGCCGTCATTGCATCCTTTCCAACGCGCATTGTAGTCAGCGGAGGCTCGGCATGCTCTGACACCTTCAGATCATCAAAGCCCATAACAGAGACATCTTCTGGTACTCTAACTCCCTGCTCCTTAAGAAGCTCCGACAGCATAAGAGCTATCCGGTCATTGCCACAGAAGAATGCCGTTGGCAAAGAATCTAGACCGCTAAGATACTCAGCGACTTCCTTCCTTGTAGAGTCAAACCCAGCAGAATGAATTAAACAGTGCTTAGGATCTGGAATCACTCCCCCATCCTGAAGCGCCTTCCAATATCCAAACCAACGCTCATCATGACTGGTAGTCAGATTGACTGGCCCAATGAAGCCAATTCGGCGATGCCCCTGCTGCAACAAGTAACTAACAGCTTGATAGGCCCCTTCAATATTTGCCGAAGAGACCACAGGGCAGGGCAGACCACGGTAATAGGAGTCGAACATAACCAGTCTTCCTTCCTGTTCCCAGACCAGCTTCGCGTATTCCCTCCGAACAATACCGAATAGAATTACACCAGCATGTTCTATATTGGCAAACACACCAGGCAGCTTCAGGTTATACTCCATATCGCAATCGATCCGGGCAATAACTGCATTATACCCTTTCTTCCTTATTGCAGCCTCCAATCCCCAGATGAGATCGTGATAGAAATGAAAATGTTCATTATCCTCATAGCTCATGATTCGCTCAGGCACCAGCACCAGCAGGTTAGGGCTCTCTGCTTCTTTCTTGGCATAAGGGCCGTACCCCAGCTCCTTGGCGGCCTCAATGACACGATGCCTGATCTCTTCACTGACCCCTTTTTTATCCGAGAGCGCCAGGCTAACTGCATTTCTTGATATTTGAAGCCGATCCGCGATCGTCTGCATAGATATTTTCTTCGGCCTAGCCATCTTTGCAATCCTCCTAAAATATGCTACACTTACCCCAATAATACTTTACAAATTTTAATTTAGTCAAGTTTTGTCAAGTTACGCTTGACTGGGCTATTGGAGGAATGGGTATTGAGCTACGCAATCGGCATCGACATCGGGGGCACCAAGACAGCGATTGGCCTTGTTAACGAGCAGGGGCAGATTTCGGCTAAAGTGACTATCCCTACAGATCCCGCCATATCTCCATCCGAGATGGTGGTTCGGATCGCAGATTCGGCTAAGTCGCTGATTCAAGATAGCGGAGTTAAGGCAGAGCAAATCAGCGGAATTGGCATCGGGGCACCTGGCCCTTTGGATACGGCCCAAGGACGCATCGCCTGTCCGCCGAATTTGCCTGCCTGGCGGAACTTCCCCATTGTTGACGAGTTGGCCAAGCATTTCAGCTATCCAATTCGCTTTGAGAATGACGCGACGGCAGCCACGCTGGCTGAGAAATGGATCGGGGCCGCGCAGGATGCGGAGCATTTCGTTTTTATTACAATCAGTACCGGAATTGGGGCCGGTATTTACATGCACGGCAAGCTCATTACCGGAGCTTCCGGCAATGCCGGGGATGTAGGCCATCTGGTGATCGATCCGACAGCCGGGCACTGTGTCTGCGGCCAGGATGGTTGCTGGGAGTATATCGCTTCAGGGACAGCGATTGCCCGGCAAGCCTCCGAGCTGCTTGACCGCGAAGTCACCACTAAAGAAGCTTTCGACTTGGCTGCCCAAGGCGAGCCGGCCATTCGCGAACTCGTGGACCGGGTATTCCGGTATATCGGGATTGGCTGCGTTACACTTATCAATACCTTGGATCCGCAGAAGCTGGTCATTGGCGGCGGTGTATCCCAGGTAGGAGACCCGCTCTTCCAGGCAGTTCGCGCCTATGTTGTTGAGCACGCCCTAAATCCATCCGGTCGCAGCACACCAATCATTCCAGCCGCTCTGCAGCAGGATGCCGGCCTGATCGGCGCGGCAGCCCTAGTCCATATTCGTTATTAATTGAGTAAAGGAGATATTTACGTATGAACGAACCTATCTTTCTGGAACCCGTATTCAAAGATCGTATCTGGGGAGGAACCAAGCTTCGGGATCTGTTCGGTTATGAGATTCCAAATGACCATACAGGTGAATGTTGGGCTATTTCCGCCCACCCTCATGGTCAAAGTGTTGTGCGCCAAGGTACATACAAAGGCAAACGTCTAGGTGACTTGTGGAGTGAGCATCCAGAGCTATTCGCCTCAGATTCTAAAGTGTTCCCTCTTCTCACGAAAATTCTGGATGCCTCGGATGATCTCTCCGTTCAGGTGCATCCTGATGACATCTACGCCGGAGAGCATGAGAATGGCGAGCTTGGCAAGACCGAATGCTGGTACATCGTTGATGCTGAGCCCGGATCCGTCATTGTGTATGGACATGAAGCGAAGAGCAAAGAAGAACTGGTACGCTGGATTGAAGAAGGAAAGTGGGATACGCTGCTGACTAAGATTGAAGTAAAGCCAGGCGACTTCTTCTATGTTCCAAGTGGAACTATTCACGCCCTTGGCAAAGGAATTGTCGTTCTGGAGACGCAGCAAAGCTCGGATACCACTTACCGGGTATACGATTATGACCGCAAGGACAGCGAAGGCAATACCCGAGAGCTCCATCTCGAGAAAGCCATTGACGTCACTACAGTTCCTCAATCCTATCAGCCTGGAAGCTACCAAACGTCGCAGCAAGGCGGAACCGAGATCACTACTTTTGTATCCAACGAATTCTTCTCCGTTCAAAAATGGCGCGTTACGGGGCCGGCCCAATTCGAGAAGAATAAGACCTATCAGCTATTCAGCATCATTGAAGGAGAAGGTGAGCTGAGCGTAGAAGGCCAAGCTTATCCTCTTCGCAAGGGAGAGCACTTTATTTTGCCAGTGAATTTTGGCCCTTACGAAGTGTCTGGAAATTTCGAAGCTGTCGTATCCTGGAATTAAGAAGAGTATAAGCATACAAAAAGCCGCCTTGGACCTCGTCCTTGGCGGCTTTATATGATTTGTATTCTACTTCAAATATCTGTCCTTAATGATGTTCAGATGATGCTCGGTATGGCCGGCAATAATGTAGGCCAAAGCACGGACCGTTACCCCATAGCCACTTGCGATCCCCTTACGGTACCAAGCTTCCTCGGATAATGACTGGATTAGAACAAGGGTTGCCTGGCGTACAGCGCGCTGTTCTTCCAGCAAATCCGTCAACTCGCGCTCTTCAAAGCCGGAATGGTTCACAAATTCAACCTCATTGAAGCCAGCTAGCTCTGTCGTGTCTCCTCTTGCAATCCGCAGCAGCCGGTATGCCATAATCCGCTCCGTATCCGTCGCATGTCCGACAACTTCTTTAATGCTCCATTTTCCTTCCGCATAACGAAAGCCTGCCTGCTCGGCGGACAAACCGCTTAGCACCGAAGCATAATCCTCTAGCTGCTGCTCAAGCACCTGTATGAGTCCGGTTTCTGGAACAGATGCTATGTATTCTCCATAATAGTCTGCATACTCTCCAACCTCAGGTTTAGTCAATTCTATCATGCGTAGCCTCCCTTTCTACCTCCGAAAATTGGCCCCTAGTCTTCCCAAAGATCGTTCATGAGCTTCGCGATCTCTTCTTGCCTAGCCCTGGTTTGCTCTGGAAGCTTAACCCAGTGCCCTTCCTCCCATTCTACAACATCTCCAGGGACTACTCCATCCTCGACCTGCACAACAGGAACCTCACGCGTATGGCCCTCAACCTCAATAATGCAGAACCCCTCTTCATAACGGTCTACTATTCCTCTCATACGAGTATCACCTCTCGGTTATCGTGTACAGCTTCTGCCCATCGGATGCAATTTCAACAGTCCCCTGTTGATCGTTGCGGAATACTTGTACGCCTTGTTTGAGAAGACGCTGCAGCACGGTCTGTGTCGGATGGCCATACTTGTTGTCCTTGCCCACCTGAATGACAGCGAACTTCGGATTTACAGCCTGCAGAAATTTTGCTGAGGTCGAGGACCTGGACCCATGATGACCAACCAGCAGCACATCTGCCCTCAAATTTGCTCCGGATGCGAGCATATCCCGCTCACTCTCCCCTTCAGCATCACCTGTAAGCAGGAAAGACGTCTTGCCATAGACCACCTTAATGACTGCGCTCATATTGTTATTATCATCATAATGACCTACTGGGGCAAGCATCCTCACACTTATACCGGGTTCAAAATCCAAAGTTACCCCTGCCTTAGCCGTAGTCACTGTTAGGCCTTTGTTCTTGATCGAATTCAGCACCGATTCAAAGGTTTTGGTGTTGGACTGGGCTTTGGGCATATATACCTTACCGATCTCCAGCTCGTCAATCACTTTGTCCAGACCGCCCACATGGTCTGCATCCGGATGAGTTCCGATCACGATATCCAGCCGTTTGACTCCATATTTCCGGAGGTCTCTCAGCACCGTCTCTTCCTGATCATTGTTCCCGGCATCGATCAGCATAGTTTTACCGGTTGGACCGATCAGCAGCTGGGAGGCGCCTTGTCCCACATCAAGAAAAACAACCCTTAGCTTTGAATCCGTGCTCGCCTGTGTTCCCGCCTCACCGCCCGGTACACTGTCCTGTGAATCCGGACCAGCCATATCCGTATATCTCCACAGAAAAGCAACAAGGGCTAGCAGAGCAAGAATGGTGATCTGGGTTCCAGTCAAGCGAGCCCCCTTCTTCTTGCGGCGTCGTTTCTTCGTTGTCATAACTTACCTTACCTTTTTTTAAAAAGTATGTAGAACACATGTTCCATTATATAGAAGCTTACCTTATCAAGCAACCATCCCTAATTAAAAAACACCCCTTAATAAATCAACTGCACCTCCAACTGTTAGTTGATGTCTAACAACAATTGGGGTGCAGTTGATTAAAGAGATGTTTTTCAAAAGCTTATTTTTTTACGGAGACTGTAACAGTAACGGTCTTCCCGCCGAATTTCGCTTTGATGCTTGCTGTTCCTTTAGCCACAGCTACGATTTGTCCGTTATTTACGGTTGCTACATTCGGTTTGCTGCTTGTCCATACTGCGCTGCTGTTCACACTGGAACTGCTTCCAGTGTCATACAGTGCCGTCAAGTTCACGGTCTTGGCAGAACCTGGAGCAAGCACAACCTTACGTTCACTTACTGTAAGCTTCGCGAGCTTCGGAACTACAGTGATTGTTACGGATACAGCCTTGCCTTGATAAGAACCGCTCAAAGTGGCGGTGCCTTCACCAACAGCCTTAACGGAGGTTTTATTAACGGTTGCTACTTTTTCATTACTGGATACCCAATTCACCTTCGAGGACAGGTTTATCGTTTTACCGTTGGCATAGAAACCTGTTACCTTAATCGATTTGGACTGCTTGATATTCATTTGAAGCGAAGTCGGTGCCACTGCAATCTTAATAACCTCTTGTTCTACTGATACCGGAATTTTGATGGTTTGATTCAAATAAGTGCCTGTAAGGGTTGTATTACCCTTAACTAGACCTTTAATCGTCCCATCCTTAATGACAGCCGTACTGCCTGTCATAGACCATTCTATGGAAGTAGTCACATTAACCTCATTCCCATTCTCCAATACGGCTGTTACCGTTTGAGGAAGCGG from Paenibacillus sp. CAA11 encodes:
- a CDS encoding LacI family DNA-binding transcriptional regulator; the protein is MARPKKISMQTIADRLQISRNAVSLALSDKKGVSEEIRHRVIEAAKELGYGPYAKKEAESPNLLVLVPERIMSYEDNEHFHFYHDLIWGLEAAIRKKGYNAVIARIDCDMEYNLKLPGVFANIEHAGVILFGIVRREYAKLVWEQEGRLVMFDSYYRGLPCPVVSSANIEGAYQAVSYLLQQGHRRIGFIGPVNLTTSHDERWFGYWKALQDGGVIPDPKHCLIHSAGFDSTRKEVAEYLSGLDSLPTAFFCGNDRIALMLSELLKEQGVRVPEDVSVMGFDDLKVSEHAEPPLTTMRVGKDAMTAAAVELLLSLDDPKREAIRWEVPAELIVRGSISMLE
- a CDS encoding ROK family protein encodes the protein MSYAIGIDIGGTKTAIGLVNEQGQISAKVTIPTDPAISPSEMVVRIADSAKSLIQDSGVKAEQISGIGIGAPGPLDTAQGRIACPPNLPAWRNFPIVDELAKHFSYPIRFENDATAATLAEKWIGAAQDAEHFVFITISTGIGAGIYMHGKLITGASGNAGDVGHLVIDPTAGHCVCGQDGCWEYIASGTAIARQASELLDREVTTKEAFDLAAQGEPAIRELVDRVFRYIGIGCVTLINTLDPQKLVIGGGVSQVGDPLFQAVRAYVVEHALNPSGRSTPIIPAALQQDAGLIGAAALVHIRY
- the manA gene encoding mannose-6-phosphate isomerase, class I: MNEPIFLEPVFKDRIWGGTKLRDLFGYEIPNDHTGECWAISAHPHGQSVVRQGTYKGKRLGDLWSEHPELFASDSKVFPLLTKILDASDDLSVQVHPDDIYAGEHENGELGKTECWYIVDAEPGSVIVYGHEAKSKEELVRWIEEGKWDTLLTKIEVKPGDFFYVPSGTIHALGKGIVVLETQQSSDTTYRVYDYDRKDSEGNTRELHLEKAIDVTTVPQSYQPGSYQTSQQGGTEITTFVSNEFFSVQKWRVTGPAQFEKNKTYQLFSIIEGEGELSVEGQAYPLRKGEHFILPVNFGPYEVSGNFEAVVSWN
- a CDS encoding DinB family protein produces the protein MIELTKPEVGEYADYYGEYIASVPETGLIQVLEQQLEDYASVLSGLSAEQAGFRYAEGKWSIKEVVGHATDTERIMAYRLLRIARGDTTELAGFNEVEFVNHSGFEERELTDLLEEQRAVRQATLVLIQSLSEEAWYRKGIASGYGVTVRALAYIIAGHTEHHLNIIKDRYLK
- a CDS encoding DUF3006 domain-containing protein; the encoded protein is MRGIVDRYEEGFCIIEVEGHTREVPVVQVEDGVVPGDVVEWEEGHWVKLPEQTRARQEEIAKLMNDLWED
- a CDS encoding ComEC/Rec2 family competence protein — encoded protein: MTTKKRRRKKKGARLTGTQITILALLALVAFLWRYTDMAGPDSQDSVPGGEAGTQASTDSKLRVVFLDVGQGASQLLIGPTGKTMLIDAGNNDQEETVLRDLRKYGVKRLDIVIGTHPDADHVGGLDKVIDELEIGKVYMPKAQSNTKTFESVLNSIKNKGLTVTTAKAGVTLDFEPGISVRMLAPVGHYDDNNNMSAVIKVVYGKTSFLLTGDAEGESERDMLASGANLRADVLLVGHHGSRSSTSAKFLQAVNPKFAVIQVGKDNKYGHPTQTVLQRLLKQGVQVFRNDQQGTVEIASDGQKLYTITER